Genomic segment of Litorilinea aerophila:
CCCGAGCTTTCGGGCCCGTAGATCTCCACAATGCGGCCCCGGGGCATGCCGCCCACGCCCAGGGCGATGTCCAGGCTCAGGCTGCCCGTGGGAATCACCTCCACCTGCAGCCGCTTCGCCTCGCCCAGGCGCATCACCACACCTTCCCCGAAACGTTTGTTGAGGCCGGCCAGGGTTGTCTCCAGCGCTTTCTGGCGACCGTCTGTGCTCATTGCTGACTCCAAACACTCTAACATGGTTGGCGGTGTATGCCGATACGGGCCGTCCATCGCCAACACATCTGTTAGCGTTGTTCCATTGCCACTATAGCGTGCTGTATAGTTTACTGTAATTGATCCGATAATGCAAAAGTATAAAAATGTTGACTATGTGAAAATAAACCGAAGAAATGGCCCAAGGTTCGGCCCTGCTTTGGGCCGAACCTCTTTGCAGGCGCATTCCGTATGAGAGGGCAGAGCCGGCAATCTCCTCAGGCCATGGGCACGTAAATTTTGTCCCGCAGGGTCATGATGGTAAGCCGCAACGCCTCGTCCCGTACCAGGTCTTCGGCCACCTTTTCGACGCCGTAGCGAACGGTGCTGTGATCTCGGCCCCCCAGTTGCTCGCCGATGGCCGGCAAGGAGAGGCCGTTGTCCTCCCGCAGGAGGTACATGGCAATCTGGCGGGCCGTTGCGACGTCCTTGGTGCGCCGGCGGCCGGTGAGATCCTCGGGGCGCAGGTTGAAGTGCTGGGCGACGATGCGGATCACTTCCCCGGGCGTGCAGGCGACGCGCTGGGGGGCCAGGTCATCCAGGATGCTGCGCGCGAAGGCCAGGTCGATGGAGCGGCCCACCAGCCGGGCCTGGAGGCACAGGCGATTGAGCGCGCCTTCCAGCTCCCGAATGTTGCTGTCCACCCGTTCGGCAATCAGCAGGAGGACGTCGTAGGCCACCGGGATCCCCAGCTTGTTCGCCTTGGACTGGAGGATGGCCACCCGGGTTTCGAAGTCGGGCTGGGCGATATCCGCCTGTAGCCCGCCTTCAAACCGGCTCCGCAGCCGCTCCTCCAGGGTGGCCAGGGCCTTGGGTGGGCGGTCGCTGCTGAGTACCACCTGGCGCCCCGCAGCGTGGAGATGGTTGAAGGTGTGGAAAAATTCTTCCTGGGTACTCTCTTTGCCGCCGATGAACTGGATATCGTCGATGAGCAGGATATCCACCTGGCGGTATTTATTGCGGAATTCTTCGGTGCTTTGATTCCGAATGGCACTGATAAGTTCGTTGGTGAACTGCTCCGACGAGCAGTAGAGCATCTGGTAGCCCCGCTCCAGGGCCGCATTCCCGATGGCGTTCAGCAGGTGGGTTTTACCCAGGCCCACGCCGCCGTAGATGAAGAGGGGATTGAAGCTCTGGCCCGGCGTGTCGACCACGGCCAAAGCGGCCGCGTGGGCCAGGCGATTGTGATTGCCCACCACGAAGGTGTCGAAGGTATGGGCCGGGTTCAACTGGCTGGCCAGGCGCGGTCGTGGGCTGCTGCCCGAGCTGGCCGGCGGCAGGCCGGACGACCCGCCCGTGGCCGGCCGATTGCCCGGCAGTCGCTTGTGGACGGTCACCTCGGTCCCCTCCCCCTGGGGCGGCGTTCGGCTGGAGGACTCCTCCTCATCCAGCGCCATGGCGTAGAGCGGCGCCTGGGGAGCCACTGCCTCAGCCGCCTGGGTCCGGGGACACACCCGGAATTGCACCTGCACCGAACGGTTCATGATGCTGCTCAGGGTGCGCTTGATGTTATGGCGGAGCCGATTTTCCAGCCAGTCCCGGGCGTAGGCGTTGGGCATGCCGATGATAAATTCGCCATCTTCGTAGGCCACCACCACCGTATCCCGCACCCAGGTATCATAGGTGGCGGAGGGCATCTGCAGGGCCAGTTCGCTCAGGGCCATCTGCCAGATGACATGGGGATCGAACTGATCGCCTGCCGTCGGCTGTTCGGCCGGGCAAAGGTCGCCCCCCGGCGAGGCCTCCGCCCACGCCTGGAGGAGCGAATCCCCGGGTTTTGTCTCCTCTTCCGGGGTGACCGACTCCCCTGGGACCTCTACCCCTGGGGCCGAGTCCGGCCCGGTGGCCTGATCTGTGACCACGGGTAGCGTAGGTCGGGCCAGGACACGATGATCGCCTCCGGAATCCTGCGGGTTTCGTTTTTGACGCGAGCGCCCCGATGAAGACATCGATTTTCGTTTCAAATTCCTCCCTCCTGACTGCGCCTGGCTTCGCCACGGGCTATGCCCAACCAAACGGTCCCTGTTCTTGTCATCCATAGAAAAAGATGGCGCAAAAAATTTTGTTGCGCGCAGTACGGCAGGATGTATTGTGAGACTGATTGTTCAATTGTTTCTGATGCCAGCAGCCGCTCCAGGCGGTCTGGCATCAGAAAATAGATGAGGTGGCATACTCAAGGTACGCCGAATTTAACGGGGTGGTTCGTGTATGAAAGGTCGATTTTGAACGAATAAGTTCCCCGTGAAAGCCCCTCTGTTTGAGCTGTACCGCTAAGTGTAACAGAATCAGGGCTGAATGCCAATGCGTCCTGGGGGGCAGATTGGCACCAATGTCGCTATTTATGGTCAACATGTGGGGGTGGAACGCCTGTGCTACGCGAGATATTGAGGCAGGCAAAAGGGCCAACGCGAGATAGCCGTTCAGTCGGCGGAGAAATGATGCATAACTTTAAGGTGAAATACGCGATTGCGCGAAAGCCCTCTGATTGCCGTGAAACTTGTCCCCAATTGGATATCGGGGAGTTTCCCCAGCATGGCAAAGTTATCCACAAAGTTATCCCCATCTGGGGATAAGTCGGCGCCAGTTATGGGCAGTGGGATGGCCTGGTGGGGAGGCGGAGGAGAAGGGAGTGTGGAAGCAATAAAAATTGCGAAATTTCCCCGGCTGGCGTGTATAATGACGGCGTGGCCAGGCCTCCAGCCGGAGTGCCAGGCGGCTGCCGATAAACCGCCGAAGATTCATTAGTAAGCCCACGGCAGAAACCGCAGATTTCACAGATGAGCCCAGATTTTCCAGCAAGAGAATCCGTGGCTTTAGACGGAAGATTCATCAGTAGATTCGAGCCCACCAGGAGGTCGCTGTGGACGAACCGACGCAGAAGAAACAATTGGTGCAGCGCCAGTTTGGTGCCCATGCCCATGCCTACGCCACCAGCCCGGTTCACGCCCGGGGGGCCAGCCTGGCCCGCTTGGTAGAACTGGTGCAGCCCGAGCGCCCCTGGCAGGTGCTGGACATTGCCACAGCGGCTGGCCATACCGCCTTTGCCTTTGCGCCCCATGTGGCCCATGTGGTCGCCACTGATCTCACTCCGGAAATGCTGGGCGTGGCCGCCCGCCTGGCTGCGGAAAAGGGGCTGGCCAACCTTTCTTTTCAACAGGCCGATGCGGAGGACCTCCCCTTTCCGCCCGGGCGTTTCGACCTGGTGACCTGTCGCATCGCTCCCCACCATTTTCCCCACATCGACCGTTTCCTGGCTGAGGCTGCCCGGGTGCTGCGGCCAGGGGGGATCCTGGCCGTGGTGGATAACGTGGTGCCAGGGCCCGGGGATGCCGGTGAAGCTGCCGATGAAGCCCTGCTGGCAGCCGGTCGATACATCAACGACTTCGAACGGCTGCGGGATCCCAGTCACCACCGGGCCCTGAGCCTGGGCGAGTGGCTGGCGGCCCTGGAGGGTGCCGGCTTCCACCTGCTCCACCAGGAGACCGCGCCCAAGCGCATGGAGTTCCAGCCCTGGGCCGAACGTATGGGCGCGGCGCCAGAGACCATCCAGCTGCTGCGGAGCATGCTGGAGGACGCGCCGCCGGCAGCCCGGGACTTCTTGCGTCCGGAGCTCAGCGACGGCCAGCTCTTCTTCTACTTGACCGAGGCCATCCTGGTGGCGTCCCACGGATAGCGGGTGTCGGGCTGCAGCGCGCCGTGCAGGTAGCTGGTGGCGCCCACCCGGTGGAGCTGGAGCTGCGGGTCGGTCAGATCGGCCGCAGACCGCTCTGGCCCGACCACTTCATCCCGCGGTTCCCCGGGCTCGCCCTGGGCATCGGCCAGGAGTTCCCACAGCACCCGACCGTCGACATGCGAGGGAACGGGCAATTGCAACAGGGTAAGCACCGTGGGCAGCAGATCGATGGCGCCAGTGGGCAGGGAGGAGAGCAGCCCTTCCTGGAAGCTGGGGCCGTTGGCGATGAAGAGCGCGTGGAGGTCGTAGGGCGACAGGGAGCCGTGGGAAGAGCGCAGCGCCGACTGGGTGGTGAGGGACATGACGGTGCCCGGCACGCCGGCTTCGCTGGGCGCATGGCTCCAGCGGGGTGAGACGGCGAGGAGAGGGCGGCGAGCGTTGAGATGGCCCTGCCAGACCCGTTCCAGATGGATGACGCCTGGCAGGCTGGCCAGATCCGGCCGACCGGCCAGGACCACTCCGGTCCAGGGTTGGGCCAGCAGCCAGGCCACCAGGGGCGCAAGCTCCGCGGCTGTGGGTTCTGCCGTGCCCGGCAACCCATAGATGTAGTCGCTGGCCGTGGCCAGGGGAGGCAGGGGACGGCCTATCTCGGCCGCGGCCTGCTGCAGGTAGTCCCGCAGGGTATTGTGGGCGGCTACGGTGGAATGGCCATGGTCAGAGATGAAGAAGATATCGAACTGGTCACGCAGGCCGCGCGCCTCCAGCCCTTGGAGCACCCTGGCCACACAGTCGTCGACCACCTGCAGCGCTTTCCGGGCTTCCGGCGAGCCCAGCCCGTGGTAGTGCTGACTGTTGTCTGGCTCGTTCAGCCATAGAACGATCACCCGATTGGCCGGATCATCCAGAAAGAGGTCGGTCACGGCCGCGGCGGCGTAGTGCTGGCGGGCGGCACTTTCCTCCCGGGGGGGCACTTCACCCAGCTTTTCCCGCAGGTCGTAGAAGTCGGCGATGCCGTAGGCGCTGTTGGGGTTCACCACACGGCTCAGATGGCGGTGGGTCCAGAGCATGGCCGCACCCGAGCTACTGGTGGCGGCTACGGCGACCCGCTCGCCCCGTTGGGCCAGCAGATCGCCCAGGCTGGGGGTCAGGAGCGCGCGGCCGCGGCTGGCCGCCTCCAGGGCCTGGATGTGCTGATAGTTGGAGGTATCGACAATGTGGTCTTCCGTGGCATGGGGGACCAACATGGTGTTGGCCACGATGCCGTGGTGGCCCGGCGTGGTGCCGGTGGCCAGGGTGCTGATATTGACCCGGGTGTGGGTCGGGTAGACCGCGTGGTGTTCTTGGCTGCGGGCGCCCCTCGCGGCCAGTGCAGCCACGGTCGGCATGAGCTGGGGATCCAAAAGGTCCGGGCGGAGGCCGTCGGCGCCGATGATCAGCACGCGCCGGGGTGATGGCCGATGTGAACGCATGGGAGA
This window contains:
- a CDS encoding alkaline phosphatase family protein, whose product is MRSHRPSPRRVLIIGADGLRPDLLDPQLMPTVAALAARGARSQEHHAVYPTHTRVNISTLATGTTPGHHGIVANTMLVPHATEDHIVDTSNYQHIQALEAASRGRALLTPSLGDLLAQRGERVAVAATSSSGAAMLWTHRHLSRVVNPNSAYGIADFYDLREKLGEVPPREESAARQHYAAAAVTDLFLDDPANRVIVLWLNEPDNSQHYHGLGSPEARKALQVVDDCVARVLQGLEARGLRDQFDIFFISDHGHSTVAAHNTLRDYLQQAAAEIGRPLPPLATASDYIYGLPGTAEPTAAELAPLVAWLLAQPWTGVVLAGRPDLASLPGVIHLERVWQGHLNARRPLLAVSPRWSHAPSEAGVPGTVMSLTTQSALRSSHGSLSPYDLHALFIANGPSFQEGLLSSLPTGAIDLLPTVLTLLQLPVPSHVDGRVLWELLADAQGEPGEPRDEVVGPERSAADLTDPQLQLHRVGATSYLHGALQPDTRYPWDATRMASVK
- the dnaA gene encoding chromosomal replication initiator protein DnaA produces the protein MVTDQATGPDSAPGVEVPGESVTPEEETKPGDSLLQAWAEASPGGDLCPAEQPTAGDQFDPHVIWQMALSELALQMPSATYDTWVRDTVVVAYEDGEFIIGMPNAYARDWLENRLRHNIKRTLSSIMNRSVQVQFRVCPRTQAAEAVAPQAPLYAMALDEEESSSRTPPQGEGTEVTVHKRLPGNRPATGGSSGLPPASSGSSPRPRLASQLNPAHTFDTFVVGNHNRLAHAAALAVVDTPGQSFNPLFIYGGVGLGKTHLLNAIGNAALERGYQMLYCSSEQFTNELISAIRNQSTEEFRNKYRQVDILLIDDIQFIGGKESTQEEFFHTFNHLHAAGRQVVLSSDRPPKALATLEERLRSRFEGGLQADIAQPDFETRVAILQSKANKLGIPVAYDVLLLIAERVDSNIRELEGALNRLCLQARLVGRSIDLAFARSILDDLAPQRVACTPGEVIRIVAQHFNLRPEDLTGRRRTKDVATARQIAMYLLREDNGLSLPAIGEQLGGRDHSTVRYGVEKVAEDLVRDEALRLTIMTLRDKIYVPMA
- a CDS encoding class I SAM-dependent methyltransferase; protein product: MDEPTQKKQLVQRQFGAHAHAYATSPVHARGASLARLVELVQPERPWQVLDIATAAGHTAFAFAPHVAHVVATDLTPEMLGVAARLAAEKGLANLSFQQADAEDLPFPPGRFDLVTCRIAPHHFPHIDRFLAEAARVLRPGGILAVVDNVVPGPGDAGEAADEALLAAGRYINDFERLRDPSHHRALSLGEWLAALEGAGFHLLHQETAPKRMEFQPWAERMGAAPETIQLLRSMLEDAPPAARDFLRPELSDGQLFFYLTEAILVASHG